In one window of Chelmon rostratus isolate fCheRos1 chromosome 19, fCheRos1.pri, whole genome shotgun sequence DNA:
- the cldn5b gene encoding claudin-5b, translated as MLAACLEFLGLALCVTGSLLVMVACGLPMWKVTAFIDSNIVVAQTIWDGLWMSCVVQSTGQMQCKVHDSVLALAQDLQTARALTVISAVLGVVALTVTVAGAQCTNCIKDETVKARVVNAGGVIYIISGLFVLVPLCWMANNIIVDFHNPQVPPSKKREIGAAIYIGWAATALLLLGGTLLCCSFSQGVRGAYPIKYAPTKTITAKGDFDKKFYV; from the coding sequence ATGCTCGCTGCCTGCTTGGAGTTCCTCGGCTTGGCGCTGTGCGTCACGGGCTCGCTGCTGGTGATGGTCGCGTGCGGGCTGCCCATGTGGAAGGTGACCGCGTTCATCGACTCCAACATCGTGGTGGCGCAGACCATCTGGGACGGCCTGTGGATGTCCTGCGTGGTGCAGAGCACTGGCCAGATGCAGTGCAAAGTCCACGACTCGGTCCTGGCCCTGGCGCAGGACCTGCAGACGGCCCGCGCCCTCACGGTCATCTCCGCCGTGCTGGGGGTCGTCGCCCTCACGGTGACGGTGGCCGGGGCGCAGTGCACCAACTGCATCAAGGATGAGACGGTGAAGGCGAGGGTGGTAAACGCCGGAGGGGTCATCTACATCATCAGCGGGCTGTTCGTGCTGGTTCCGCTCTGCTGGATGGCCAACAACATCATAGTGGACTTCCACAACCCGCAGGTGCCCCCGTCCAAGAAGAGGGAGATCGGGGCTGCGATCTACATCGGCTGGGCCGCCAccgcgctgctgctgctcggcgGGACCCTGCTGTGTTGCTCCTTCTCTCAGGGGGTGAGGGGCGCCTACCCAATCAAATACGCCCCCACCAAGACGATCACGGCCAAAGGAGACTTCGACAAGAAGTTTTATGTTTAA